Below is a genomic region from Armatimonadota bacterium.
CGCTGATCATCTGCGAACCGGGCTCCTACGTCCACTACGTGGAGGGGTGCACGGCGCCCCTCTACTCCAGCGACTCGCTGCACAGCGCCGTGGTGGAGATCATCGTCAAGGAAGGGGCGCGCTGCCGCTACACGACCATCCAGAACTGGTCGCCCAACGTCTACAACCTCGTGACCAAGCGCGCCGTGGCCTACCGCGACGCCACCATGGAGTGGGTGGACGGGAACATCGGCTGCCTCACCGACGACGCGCGGATCCTGCTGAACAACGACGTCAAGCCCATCGCCGAGGTGGAGGCCGGGGACACCGTCTACACGGTGGACGCCGAGCTCCACCTGGTCCGGCGCAAGGTCCTGGGCAAGCGCTACAGCGGCCGCCAGCCCGTCTTCCGCCTGCGCGCGGCCAACCACCGGGAGATCCGCGCCACGGCCAACCACCCCTTCCTGACGCTGCGCCGGCAGGGGACGCACCTCGCCCTCACCTGGGCCCGGCTCGACGAGCTGCGGCCCGGGGACTTCGTGGCCATCGCGGGCGCCGTGCCGGACAGCGGGGTGCCGGCCACCTTCCCGCCGCTGCCGCGGCGGGGCAGCAAGCCGGTGACGCTGCCGCAGGTGAGCACCGAGGAGCTGATGTGGCTGCTCGGGCTCTACCTGGCGGACGGCTACCTGGAGCGCGCCCGCGTCTACTTCGCCGTCCCGCCGGGCGACCGCGCCCACGACCGGATGATGGCCCTCCTGCGGACGCGCTTTGGAGTGGAGGCGCAGGTGAAGGGTAACGCGGTGCGGGTGAACTCCGTCGACCTGGCGGAGTGGTTCCGCCGGCAGGGCTTGGCCGGCCGGGCCACCGAGAAGCGCGTCCCGCCGTGGGTCTACCGCCTGCCCAGGGCTCAGCGGCTCGCCTTCCTTGAGGGCTACATCGACGGCGACGGGCACCGACGTCCCGGGCACAAGAACCTCTCCGTCACCAGCGCCAGCCGGGCGCTCCTGGAGGACGTCAAGGCGCTGGCCATCTCCTGCGGCCTCGACCCGCGGAAGATCTCCCGCTGGACGCGGGGGGCGCGGAAGCCGCTGGGGGTCGAGCCCAAGGCCTACACCCACTACTTCCTCTACTTCGGGGAGCGGCCCTACGAGCGCCCGGTGCACTTCTCGCGGGTGGCCGCCATCGAGCCGGAGGGCGTGGAGGACACCTGGGACATCGAGATCGAGGGCACGCACAACTTCGTGGCCAACGGGTTCATCGTGCACAACAGCAAGGTGACGATGAAGTACCCCTCCGTCTACATGCTCGAGCCCGGCGCCAAGGCGGAGATCCTCTCCGTGGCCTACGCCGGCCGCGGGCAGCACCAGGACCCGGGCGGCAAGGTCATCCACGCCGCGCCCTACACCCAGTCCAGCGTGGTGAGCAAGTCCATCGCCAAGGACGGCGGCCGGGCCGGGTACCGCGGCCTGGTGAAGGTCTACCCCGGGGCCAAGGGGAGCAAGTGCGCGGTGCGCTGCGACGCCCTGATCCTGGACGAGCGGTCGCGCTCCGACACCTACCCCTACATGGAGATCGACGAGGAGGACGTGCAGATCACCCACGAGGCCACCGTCTCCAAGGTGTCGGACGAGCAGCTCTTCTACCTCATGGCCCGGGGCATCAAGGCCGACGAGGCGATGGGGATGATCGTGCGCGGCTTCATCGAGCCCATCACCAAGGAGCTGCCGCTGGAGTACGCGGTGGAGCTCAACCGGCTGATCGCCCTGGAGATGGAAGGATCGGTGGGCTAGGCGCGCATCGGGCGGCGCGGCGTCGCGGACGCGGACAGGAGGCAGGGCGCGACCCGTGTCCTGCCTCCTGCGCTGCGAGACGGTTGCGGGACGATGGAGGAGCGGACGACGGTGACGGAGGCGGGGAGGGCCTGCGGGGCCACGGAGGACCGGCCGGTGACGCTCGCCGGCCTGGGGCCGACGGCCGCCGCGGCGCTGGGGGAGCGCCTGGGCGAGCCGGGGTGGCTGCGCGACCTGCGCGCGGAGGCCTGGCGCCTGGCCGAGGCGCTGCCGCTCCCGGACCCCGCCCAGGAGGAGTGGCGGCGCACCGACCTGAGCGGGCTCGACCTGGCGGCCCTGGTGCCGGCGCCGCTCCCCCGCCATGGCGCCGGCATCCCGCGCGTGCTCGAGGACATCCTCGGCCTGAGCGGCGACGGGGCTGGCGCCCTGGCCGAGGCACACGGCGGGCTGCTGGTCCACCGCGACGCCGGCCCCGTGCGGGCGGCCCTCGACGCGGCCCTGGCCGCCCGCGGGGTGCGCTTCACCGACCTGGCCACCGCCACGCGCGACCACCCGGATCTCCTGCGCGAGCACCTGCACCGCCTGATCCGGCCGGAGGAGCTGAAGTTCCGGGCGCTGGGGGCGGCGCTGCGGGGGGCCGGCACCTTCCTCTACGTCCCCCCGGGCGTCGAGGTGACCGTGCCGCTCCTGGCCGCGGCCTGGCTAGACACGCCCGGGGCGCTCCACAGCCCCCACACGCTGGTGGTGGCCGACCGCGGCAGCGTGGTGACGCTCATCGAGGTGAGCGGCTCGCTGGGGGTGGAGCGCCAGACCCTGGTCACCCGCACGACGGAACTGGTGGTGGGGGAGGGGGCGCAGGTGCGCCACGTCCTCTTCCAGGAGTGGGGCGCGGGGGTCTGGGAGGTGGGGGCGGTCCGGGCGCGCTTGGCCCGGGACGCCACCCTGCGCAGCCTGGTCGTGGCCTTCGGGGGCAGCCTGGTGAAGACCGACGTGGAGTGCCTGCTGGCCGGCCCCGGCGCCCAGTCGGAGATGCTGGGGGTCTACTTCGGCGCCGACCGGCAGCACGTCGACTTCCACACCCTCCAGGAGCACCAGGCCCCGCACACCCTCTCCGACCTGCTCTACAAGGGGGCGGTGCAGGACCGCGCCCGCACCGTCTTCGCCGGGCTGATCCGCGTCCACTACGGCGCCCAGAAGACCAACGCCTTCCAGTCCAACCGCAACCTCATCCTGAACGCCGGGGCGAAGGCGGACAGCATCCCCAAGCTGGAGATCATGGCCAACGACCTGCGCTGCACCCACGGCTCGGCGACGAGCCGGCTGCACGAGGAGCACCTCTTCTACCTGATGAGCCGGGGGCTCACCCGCCCCCGGGCGGTGCGCATGGTGGTGGACGGCTTCTTCGCCGAGGTGCTGGACCGCATCCCGCTGGAGCGCCTGCGCGCCCGCGTCCACGAGGGCATCGCCGCCCGGCTGGCCCGGCGGCAGGAGGACGCCGCGGCATGACCGAGGGGGCCGGGCCGGCATGACCGAGGGGGCCGTGTCGGAGGAGCGGTTCGTCCGGGTGGCCTCCCTGGCGGAGCTGCCCCCGGGGACGGCGAAGCGGGTGTTCCTGGACGGCTACCGCATCGCGCTCTTCAACGTCGGCGGCACGGTCTACGCCATCGACGACACCTGTACCCACGAGGACGCCTCCCTGGCCGAGGGTGCGCTGTCCGGCGAGATCGTGGCCTGTCCCAAGCACGGCTCGCGCTTCCACATCCCCACGGGGCGGGTGCTGTCGCTGCCGGCCGTCCGGCCGGTGCGCACCTACCCCGTGCGGGTCGAGGGGACGGAGGTGCTGGTGGCGCCGGCGCCGCGGCAGGGCGTCGGGTTGCCCCACCGGCGGTGAGGAGCGACGACCCATGATCCCGCCCCGCGTGCGCGAGGACTTCCCCCTCCTGCGGCAGCGCATGCACGGCAAACCGCTCATCTACCTGGACAGCGCCGCCACCTCGCAGAAGCCGCAGGTCGTGCTGGACGCCCTGCGCACGTACTACGAGACCATCAACGCCAATGTCCACCGGGGCATCTACGCCATCGCCGAGGCGGCCACGGAGCGCTACGAGGCCGCGCGCGCCCGCGTCGCCGCCTTCATCGGTGCCGCCCGGCCCGAGGAGGTCGTCTTCACCCGCGGCACCACCGAGGCCATCAACCTGGTGGCCTACGCCTGGGGTCGCGCCAACGTGGGCCCGGGGGACGAGATCCTCCTCACGGAGATGGAGCACCACAGCAACCTGGTGCCCTGGCAGTTGCTCGCAGCCGAACGGCACGTTCGGCTGCGCTTTGTCCCCTTCGACGAGCAGGGACGCCTGGTGCTGGACGCCTTCGACCGCCTGCTCAGCGAACGGACCCGGCTCGTGGCCGTGACCCACCAGTCCAACGTGCTCGGCACCATCAACCCCGTGGCGGAGATCGCCCGGCGCGCCCACCGGGTCGGGGCGCTGGTGCTGGTGGACGGGGCCCAGAGCGTCCCGCACATGCCGGTGGACGTCCGCCAGCTCGGGTGCGACTTCCTGGCCTTCTCCGCCCACAAGATGTGCGGGCCGACCGGGGCGGGGGCCCTGTGGGCGCGCTACGAGCTGCTGGAGGCCATGCCCCCCTTCCACGGGGGCGGCGAGATGATCATGCTGGTGCAGCTAGAGCGCTCCACCTACAAGGACCCGCCGCACAAGTTCGAGGCGGGGACGCCCAACATCGCCGACTGCATCGCCTGGGCCACCGCCATCGACTACCTGGAGGGGGTGGGCATGGCGGCCATCCGCGCCCACGAGCGCGAGCTCACCGCCTACGCCCTGGGGCAGCTGCGCGAGGTGGAGGGGCTGCGCCTCTTCGGCCCGGAGCGCGTGGAGGAGCGCGGCGGGGCCATCGCCTTCGACCTGGCCGGCGTCCACCCCCACGACGTGGCCCAGGTGCTCGACCAGGAGGGCATCGCCGTGCGCGCCGGGCACCACTGCGCCCAGCCGCTCCACCGCCGGCTCAACCTGCCGGCCACGGTGCGGGCCAGCCTCTACCTGTACAATACGCCGGAGGACATCGACGCCCTGGTGCGCGGGCTGGAGACGGTGCGCCGCCTCTTCCCGGCGCCCCGGGCCCCGGTGAGCGGCTGATGGGCCTGGAGGACCTCTACCGCGAGATCATCCTCGACCACTACAGCCGCCCGCGCAACCGCGGCCGGCTCGAGCCGGCCGACATCGTGGTCGAGGGGGCCAACCCCCTGTGCGGCGACGAGCTGGCCCTCACGGTGCGCGTGGCGGACGGGCGCATCAGCGAGGTGCGCTTCGAGGGGCGCGGCTGCTCCATCAGCCAGGCGTCCGCCTCGATGATGACCGAGGAGCTGCGGGGGAAAACCCTGGAGGAGGCGCGGGCGCTGGTGGCGGCCTTCCGGGCGATGATGCAGGGGCAGCCCTCCGCGCTGGACGCCACCGACCTGGCCGCGCTGCAGGGGGTGCGCAAGTTTCCCGTGCGGGTGAAGTGCGCCACGCTGGCCTGGGTGGCCATCGACCAGGGGATCCACGAGTACCAGCAGGGGCGGCAGACCGCCCGCGCCACCACCGAGGGGCCGGAGGGGTGAGGCGGTGAGCGGCTCCCGCGGCTGGGCCGAGGAGGCCCGCGCCCTGGCCCGGCAGCTGCGCGTCGACGCCATCCGCATGACCGCCCGCGCCGGCTCGGGGCACCCCACCTCGGCGCTCTCCGCGGCGGAGCTGGCGGCGGTGCTCCTGCTGCGCCACTTCCGCTACGACGTGCGCCACCCCGAGCGGGCCACCAACGACCGGCTGATCTTCTCCAAGGGCCACGCCACGCCGCTGCTCTACAGCCTGCTCAAGGCCGCCGGCGCCATCAGCGACGAGGAGCTCCTGACCTACCGCCAGCCCGGCAGCCGCCTCCAGGGACACCCGGTCCCGGTGCTGCCCTGGGTGGACGTGGCCACCGGCTCGCTGGGGCAGGGGCTGCCCGTCGCGGTGGGGATCGCGCTGGCCGGCCGCTACCTGGACCGCCTCCCCTACCGGGTCTGGGTGCTGCACGGGGACAGCGAGACCTCGGAGGGGTCGGTCTGGGAGGCGGTGGAGCACGCCGCCCACTACCGCCTGGACAACCTGATCGTCATCCTCGACGTCAACCGGCTCGGACAGCGCGGGGAGACGATGCTGGGGTGGAACCTGGAGGCCTACGCCGAGCGCGTCCGCGCCTTCGGCTGGCGGGCGATCCTCACCGACGGCCACGACGTCGAGGCCATCGACCGGGCCTACCAGGACGCCGTCGACGGCATCGGCAGCGGGCGCCCCGCCATGGTCATCGCCCGGACGGTCAAAGGGCGCGGGGTCTCCTTCATGGAGGACCGCGACGGATGGCACGGCAAGGCGCCGAAACCCGACGAGGCGGAGCGCGCCATCGCCGAGCTGGGCGGTCCCGCCGACCCCCCCATCGTGGTCGCGGTGGCCCCGCCCCCCGACGGCGCGCCGGCCCCGCCGCCGCCCGCCGCCCCACTGGCCCTGCCGGCCTACGAGGTGGGCCAGCCGGTGGCCACGCGCAAGGCCTACGGCGACGCGCTGCGGGCGGTGGGGGCGGCCGACCCGCGGGTGGTGGCCCTCGACGGCGAGGTGAACAACTCTACCTACGCCGAGGAGTTCGCCCGCGCCCACCCGGAGCGCTACTTCGAGATGTACATCGCCGAGCAGCAGATGATCGCCGCGGCGGTGGGGCTGCAGGTGCGCGGCTACAAGCCCTTCGCCTCGACCTTCGCCGCCTTCCTGACGCGCGCCTACGACTTCATCCGCATGGCCGCCATCTCCCGCGCCCACCTGCGCCTGTGCGGGTCCCACGCCGGGGTCTCCATCGGGGAGGACGGGCCCTCCCAGATGGGGCTGGAGGACCTGGCCATGATGCGCGCCGTCTTCGGCGCCACGGTGCTCTACCCGTGCGATGCCAACCAGACCGCCGCCCTGGTGGCGGAGATGGCCGGGCGGCCGGGCATCGTCTACCTGCGCACGACGCGCCTGGCCACGCCGGTGATCTACCGGCCGGGGGAGCGCTTCCCGGTGGGCGGCTCCCGGGTGCTGCGGCGCACCGACCGCGACCGGGTGACGGTGGTGGCCGCGGGCGTCACGGTGCACGAGGCCCTGCGCGCGGCCGACCGGCTGGCCCAGGAGGGGATCGCGGTGCGGGTGATCGACGCCTACTCGGTGCAGCCGCTGGACGCGGGGACGGTGCGCGAGGCGGTGCGGGCCACCGGCGGCCGGCTGGTGGTGGCCGAGGACCACTACCCGCAGGGCGGCCTGGGCGAGGCGGTGCTCAGCGCGCTCACCGAGCCGGAGGCGGATATTGGCCTCCCCCTCCAGGTGCGCCATCTGGCCGTGCGCAGGATGCCCGGCTCGGCTCCGCCGGCGGTCCAGCTGGCCGAGGCGGGCATCGACGCCGCGCACATCGCCGAGGCGGTGCGGGCCCTGGCCGCCGTCCCCGTGGAGTCCCCGCGCGCCGGCCGCAGCTGAAGCCCTCGGGCGTTTGACCCCTCAGGGGCCCGATGCTAGGATTTGGCTGGCTTTCAGCCAGCACACCGTGTGACTGAGGTCATCTCGATGGCCGACGCACCGCCGGAGATGGAGCGCACGCCCCCCGCCGTCCGCCCCAGCGGCCTGGCGCCCCTCGACCGCCTGATCGAGGTCGTGGACGTCCTGCCCGGGGGAAGCGTCCTGCTGACCAGCGTGGAGGCGGTGCTCAACTGGGGGCGGGCGGCCAGCCTCTGGCCGCTGACCTTCGGCCTGGCCTGCTGCGCCATCGAGATGATGGCGGCCTTCGCCGGCCGCTTCGACTTCGACCGCATCGGGGTGATCCCGCGGGCCACCCCGCGTCAGGCCGACCTCATCCTGGTCTCCGGGCGGGCCACCATCAAGATGGCCCCGATCATCCGCCGCCTGTGGGAGCAGATGCCCGAGCCCAAGTACGTCATCTCCATGGGCTCCTGCGCCACCTGCGGCGGCCCCTTCTACTACGACAACTACTCCATCCTCAAGGGCGTCGACACGGTCATCCCCGTGGACGTCTACGTCCCCGGCTGCCCGCCCCGGCCGGAGGCGCTCTACGAGGGGGTGCTGAAGCTCCAGGAGAAGATCCGCCGCGAGCCCTTCCTGCGGCGCCGCGCCGGGCTGGCCGCCCCGGCCGGCTGAGCGCCATGGCGCTGCGCACCTGATCGCCATGGCGCTGCGCACCGAAGAGCTCCTCCTCAACATGGGCCCGCAGCACCCGGCCACCCACGGCGTGCTGCGCATGATCGTCACCCTGGAAGGCGAGAACGTCGTCGAGGTCAACCCGGACATCGGCTACCTCCACTCCTCCGTGGAGAAGATGATGGAGTACCGCACCTACATCCAGAACGTCTCCCTGGCCGACCGGGGCATGGACTACCTCTCCGCCCTGGCCAACGAGGAGGCGTTGCTGCGGGCGGTGGAGACCCTGGGCGGGATCACCGTCCCCGAGCGGGCGCGCTGGATCCGCACCCTCATGCTGGAGCTGCAGCGGCTGGCCAGCCACCTGGTCTGGCTGGGGACGTGGGGCATCGACCTGGGGGCGACGACGGTCTTCCTCTGGTGCTTCCGCGAGCGCGAGCTCATCCTCGACCTCTTCGAGCACGCCACCGGGGGCCGGCTGCACCACAACTACTTCCGGCCGGGCGGGGTCTACGAGGACGTCACCGACGCGTGGCTCGGGCGCGTGCTGGACTTCTGCGACGTGATGGAGCGCCGCCTGGTCGAGTACCACGAGCTGCTGACCGGCAACCCCATCTTCGAGGTGCGCACCCAGGGGATCGGCGTCCTCTCCCGGGAGGACGCCATCCGCTTCGGGGCCTCGGGCCCGGTGGCGCGGGCGTCCGGGGTGGCCTTCGACGTCCGCAAGGCCTTCCCGTACGAGCAGTACGGCGAGGTCGAGTTCGACATCCCCGTGCGCACCGAGGGGGACAACTGGGCGCGCTACCTGGTGCGCATGGAGGAGATGCGCCAGGCGGTGCGCATCATCCGCCAGTGCGTGGCCCGGATGCCGGCGGGGGAGATCCGCGCCAAGGTGCCGGTGACGGTGCGCCTGCCCCGCGGGGAGGTCTACACGCGCATCGAGTCGCCCCGCGGGGACGAGGGGATCTACCTGGTCAGCGAGGGGGAGGAGCGCCCCTACCGGGTGAAGATCCGGGGCCCCTCCTTCAGCAACCTCTACGCCCTCACCCAGGTCATGCGCGGGGCGAAGGTGGCGGACCTCATCGCTATCCTGGGGAGCTGCGACATCGTGCTGGCGGACGTGGACCGGTGATGGCGACCGACGGGCGGCGCGGACTGGGCGTCCTGACCGAGCGGGTCGGGCAGGGGCTCCTGGGCCTGGCGGTGGGGCTGCGGGCCACCTGGCGGACACTGCTCGGTCCGAAGAACACCGTCCTCTACCCGATCAAGAAGGTGAACGTCAGCGAGCGCTGGCACGGGCTGCTGGCGCTGCCGGTCGACCCCGAAACCGGCAACGACCTCTGCATCATCTGCTTCCAGTGCGAGCGCGTCTGCCCCAGCCGCTGCATCCACATCGAGGCCACGGGGCGCGCCAAGGACCGCGTCCTCACCCGCTTCGACATCGAGATGGACAAGTGCCAGTACTGCGGGCTGTGCGTGGAGGTCTGTCCCACCGAGGCCATCGTCTTTACGCCGCACTACGAGGGGAGCACCTACAACCGCGACCGCCTCCGCTACGACCTGGAGGACCTGCGCCGGGCCGCCCCCAAGGAGCCCATCGCCCGCGGGGTGATCCGGTGACGGTGGCCATCCGGGACGCGACTCCCGCCGGGAGGGGCCAGCGGCGATGAGCTGGGAGCTGGTGCGCAGGCTGCGCGAACGCTTTCCCCAGGTGGAGCCCTTCCCGCACGAGGAGGCGGATGCGCCGCCACCTGCCGGTGA
It encodes:
- the sufD gene encoding Fe-S cluster assembly protein SufD; amino-acid sequence: MEERTTVTEAGRACGATEDRPVTLAGLGPTAAAALGERLGEPGWLRDLRAEAWRLAEALPLPDPAQEEWRRTDLSGLDLAALVPAPLPRHGAGIPRVLEDILGLSGDGAGALAEAHGGLLVHRDAGPVRAALDAALAARGVRFTDLATATRDHPDLLREHLHRLIRPEELKFRALGAALRGAGTFLYVPPGVEVTVPLLAAAWLDTPGALHSPHTLVVADRGSVVTLIEVSGSLGVERQTLVTRTTELVVGEGAQVRHVLFQEWGAGVWEVGAVRARLARDATLRSLVVAFGGSLVKTDVECLLAGPGAQSEMLGVYFGADRQHVDFHTLQEHQAPHTLSDLLYKGAVQDRARTVFAGLIRVHYGAQKTNAFQSNRNLILNAGAKADSIPKLEIMANDLRCTHGSATSRLHEEHLFYLMSRGLTRPRAVRMVVDGFFAEVLDRIPLERLRARVHEGIAARLARRQEDAAA
- a CDS encoding non-heme iron oxygenase ferredoxin subunit; protein product: MTEGAVSEERFVRVASLAELPPGTAKRVFLDGYRIALFNVGGTVYAIDDTCTHEDASLAEGALSGEIVACPKHGSRFHIPTGRVLSLPAVRPVRTYPVRVEGTEVLVAPAPRQGVGLPHRR
- a CDS encoding cysteine desulfurase, which gives rise to MIPPRVREDFPLLRQRMHGKPLIYLDSAATSQKPQVVLDALRTYYETINANVHRGIYAIAEAATERYEAARARVAAFIGAARPEEVVFTRGTTEAINLVAYAWGRANVGPGDEILLTEMEHHSNLVPWQLLAAERHVRLRFVPFDEQGRLVLDAFDRLLSERTRLVAVTHQSNVLGTINPVAEIARRAHRVGALVLVDGAQSVPHMPVDVRQLGCDFLAFSAHKMCGPTGAGALWARYELLEAMPPFHGGGEMIMLVQLERSTYKDPPHKFEAGTPNIADCIAWATAIDYLEGVGMAAIRAHERELTAYALGQLREVEGLRLFGPERVEERGGAIAFDLAGVHPHDVAQVLDQEGIAVRAGHHCAQPLHRRLNLPATVRASLYLYNTPEDIDALVRGLETVRRLFPAPRAPVSG
- a CDS encoding SUF system NifU family Fe-S cluster assembly protein codes for the protein MGLEDLYREIILDHYSRPRNRGRLEPADIVVEGANPLCGDELALTVRVADGRISEVRFEGRGCSISQASASMMTEELRGKTLEEARALVAAFRAMMQGQPSALDATDLAALQGVRKFPVRVKCATLAWVAIDQGIHEYQQGRQTARATTEGPEG
- a CDS encoding transketolase yields the protein MSGSRGWAEEARALARQLRVDAIRMTARAGSGHPTSALSAAELAAVLLLRHFRYDVRHPERATNDRLIFSKGHATPLLYSLLKAAGAISDEELLTYRQPGSRLQGHPVPVLPWVDVATGSLGQGLPVAVGIALAGRYLDRLPYRVWVLHGDSETSEGSVWEAVEHAAHYRLDNLIVILDVNRLGQRGETMLGWNLEAYAERVRAFGWRAILTDGHDVEAIDRAYQDAVDGIGSGRPAMVIARTVKGRGVSFMEDRDGWHGKAPKPDEAERAIAELGGPADPPIVVAVAPPPDGAPAPPPPAAPLALPAYEVGQPVATRKAYGDALRAVGAADPRVVALDGEVNNSTYAEEFARAHPERYFEMYIAEQQMIAAAVGLQVRGYKPFASTFAAFLTRAYDFIRMAAISRAHLRLCGSHAGVSIGEDGPSQMGLEDLAMMRAVFGATVLYPCDANQTAALVAEMAGRPGIVYLRTTRLATPVIYRPGERFPVGGSRVLRRTDRDRVTVVAAGVTVHEALRAADRLAQEGIAVRVIDAYSVQPLDAGTVREAVRATGGRLVVAEDHYPQGGLGEAVLSALTEPEADIGLPLQVRHLAVRRMPGSAPPAVQLAEAGIDAAHIAEAVRALAAVPVESPRAGRS
- a CDS encoding NADH-quinone oxidoreductase subunit B family protein, whose product is MADAPPEMERTPPAVRPSGLAPLDRLIEVVDVLPGGSVLLTSVEAVLNWGRAASLWPLTFGLACCAIEMMAAFAGRFDFDRIGVIPRATPRQADLILVSGRATIKMAPIIRRLWEQMPEPKYVISMGSCATCGGPFYYDNYSILKGVDTVIPVDVYVPGCPPRPEALYEGVLKLQEKIRREPFLRRRAGLAAPAG
- a CDS encoding NADH-quinone oxidoreductase subunit D: MALRTEELLLNMGPQHPATHGVLRMIVTLEGENVVEVNPDIGYLHSSVEKMMEYRTYIQNVSLADRGMDYLSALANEEALLRAVETLGGITVPERARWIRTLMLELQRLASHLVWLGTWGIDLGATTVFLWCFRERELILDLFEHATGGRLHHNYFRPGGVYEDVTDAWLGRVLDFCDVMERRLVEYHELLTGNPIFEVRTQGIGVLSREDAIRFGASGPVARASGVAFDVRKAFPYEQYGEVEFDIPVRTEGDNWARYLVRMEEMRQAVRIIRQCVARMPAGEIRAKVPVTVRLPRGEVYTRIESPRGDEGIYLVSEGEERPYRVKIRGPSFSNLYALTQVMRGAKVADLIAILGSCDIVLADVDR
- a CDS encoding NADH-quinone oxidoreductase subunit I — translated: MATDGRRGLGVLTERVGQGLLGLAVGLRATWRTLLGPKNTVLYPIKKVNVSERWHGLLALPVDPETGNDLCIICFQCERVCPSRCIHIEATGRAKDRVLTRFDIEMDKCQYCGLCVEVCPTEAIVFTPHYEGSTYNRDRLRYDLEDLRRAAPKEPIARGVIR